In Malania oleifera isolate guangnan ecotype guangnan chromosome 8, ASM2987363v1, whole genome shotgun sequence, a single window of DNA contains:
- the LOC131162105 gene encoding uncharacterized protein LOC131162105: MAVGFTNLSRWLWSGKHPEPKISNGSSLNSSAETGLWDLDTLKFPLVKRGNVPPSTRRIKRKWQSREDRKIDREYDVVVVPSDGECISGSESDDSDWSIGWLEPHGPGFQSDDEMDSSFAVLVPCYGHSRKDLVEDSKNNILNAIGFIPDSYPAESKRYLEHWLSSFQRSSSQEF, translated from the exons ATGGCTGTGGGGTTTACTAATCTTTCTCGGTGGCTGTGGAGTGGGAAACACCCAGAGCCCAAAATCTCCAATGGGTCTTCTTTAAATTCCTCTGCTGAAACGGGCTTATGGGATCTGGATACTTTGAAATTTCCTCTGGTCAAGAGAGGCAATGTGCCCCCGTCAACTAGAAGGATTAAGCGGAAATGGCAGAGTCGTGAAGACCGGAAAATTGACAGGGAATATGATGTTGTTGTCGTACCCTCTGATGGTGAGTGTATATCGGGGTCTGAATCTGACGATTCAGATTGGTCAATTGGATGGTTGGAGCCTCATGGACCTGGATTCCAGAGTGATGATGAAATGGATAGCAGTTTTGCTGTGCTAGTTCCGTGCTATGGGCATAGTCGGAAGGATTTGGTGGAGGACTCGAAGAACAACATTTTAAATGCCATTGGGTTTATCCCAGATAGTTATCCTGCTG AGAGCAAAAGGTATTTAGAGCACTGGCTCTCTTCTTTTCAGCGTAGCTCAAGCCAGGAGTTCTGA
- the LOC131161846 gene encoding protein NETWORKED 2D-like, whose protein sequence is MTQRLAFWAKCPRSSPLQHGTHQDLILCYKHFPHFHRLHDLHDHHHFWLRNTERERERERERERERERERERERERERENMLQRAASNAYSWWWASHIRTKQSKWIEQNLQDMEEKVKYVLQIVDEDGDSFSMRAEMYYRKRPELINFVEESYRAYRALAERYNHMSRDLQNANHTIATVFPEQVQFAMDHDVENLPETSTPSRDTNNPSKVLPAVPKTYFPKLPTLTRNFTKSFSRKGQLNKAAAAAKAAIVSGLTKTEALEEIDKLQKKILAMQTEKEFIKTSYESRLVKYWEIEKQITEMQGKVSSLQDEFGIGTVIEDHEARTLMADTALKSCQDTLSQLQEKEEQSAEEARAEYQKIKEAREKLKTLRDEFLGKIKGQHELLKVYESVHNIPKLENLDQEVSSMEWEKHDLELLRQKIKEQFELDSTSHNMIELAEKIDDLVNKVISLETVVSSQTALVKRLRSETGELQEHIHSLEVDKESLIESSDHMSDKLRELEDELLRVKELNQRVEDQNHNLQRQFAEATCNLDHLSDKLQNVRPDEVDNEALFQEASSFTDPKLEKELFGHGDVATPCNGSLNLNKVKIEDQEAKDDATDLRSSVKIEEKENIFQSKPFNCLNVVSEQCQDARREDREKKDDAAVLSSSVTTEEKILVQSNLHSDMNIVSEICQEQEGEEDGKQDFSLALTKDRASEPQELEVLKEDLPRWGQLLNGLEDREKFLLEEYTVILRNYKEVKKKLGEVEKKNQDILFESEMQIRELNDVNSLKDEEIQSLRQKLSASQAKPDENLDTRLTEFHLQQEWPQESTGEGASFQVYDISSLTANKGLLNISNEPIVESTERTVNSGSSGNTRVSPMEDEENEIKEIHVEESQDVSTIEEKFRSNIDSLLEENLEFWLRFSTSFHQIQKFESSIHDLQVEVSKLKEDGSTKLQSLKSDAQPIYNHLREIQTELALWLEQNAILNDELQSRLSSLCSIQEEISRQSNAAGSKADETQLNRYQAAKFQGEVLNMKQENNKVADELQAGFDHVRGLQVEIKKTLSKLDDEFGISASKNHSFNIKNSLHRSSRVPLRSFLFGVKLKKQKPSIFSCINPVLQKQYSDLASGLHT, encoded by the exons atGACCCAACGCCTAGCTTTTTGGGCAAAGTGTCCTCGATCTTCTCCCCTCCAGCATGGAACTCACCAAGATTTAATCCTCTGTTATAAACACTTCCCCCATTTTCATCGTCTTCATGATCTTCACGATCATCACCATTTCTGGCTGAGAAacacggagagagagagagagagagagagagagagagagagagagagagagagagagagagagagagagagagagagagagagagagaatatgttGCAGAGGGCAGCAAGCAATGCATATTCATGGTGGTGGGCAAGCCACATCAGAACCAAGCAGTCCAAATGGATTGAACAGAACCTCCAAG ATATGGAGGAGAAGGTGAAATACGTGCTCCAAATCGTTGATGAGGATGGAGACTCTTTCTCAATGAGGGCAGAAATGTACTACAGGAAGAGACCAGAGCTAATCAACTTTGTAGAAGAATCTTACCGAGCGTACCGGGCATTAGCAGAGAGATATAATCACATGTCAAGGGATCTGCAAAATGCAAATCACACCATAGCCACCGTTTTTCCTGAACAGGTTCAGTTTGCAATGGATCATGATGTAGAAAATTTACCTGAAACATCCACTCCCTCCCGTGATACCAATAACCCCTCTAAGGTTTTACCAGCTGTCCCAAAAACATATTTCCCGAAACTCCCTACGCTCACAAGAAACTTTACGAAGAGCTTCTCAAGAAAAGGGCAGCTGAACAAAGCTGCCGCTGCTGCTAAAGCTGCCATAGTTTCAGGATTAACCAAAACAGAGGCACTTGAGGAAATTGACAAGCTTCAGAAAAAAATTTTGGCAATGCAAACTGAAAAGGAGTTCATAAAGACCTCGTATGAAAGCAGGCTTGTGAAGTACTGGGAAATCGAAAAGCAGATAACAGAAATGCAGGGAAAAGTTTCCAGCTTACAAGATGAGTTTGGTATTGGCACAGTTATTGAGGATCATGAAGCCAGAACTTTAATGGCAGACACAGCTCTAAAATCATGTCAAGATACTTTGTCTCAGTTGCAAGAGAAAGAAGAGCAATCAGCTGAAGAAGCAAGAGCAGAGTACCAAAAAATTAAAGAAGCCCGTGAGAAGTTGAAGACTCTGAGAGATGAATTTCTTGGCAAAATTAAGGGTCAGCATGAGTTGCTTAAAGTCTATGAATCTGTGCACAATATCCCAAAATTGGAGAACTTAGACCAAGAAGTCAGTAGCATGGAATGGGAGAAACATGATTTGGAACTGCTGCGGCAGAAGATTAAAGAAcaatttgaattggattctaCATCTCACAACATGATAGAACTGGCAGAGAAGATAGATGATCTTGTAAATAAGGTTATTTCTCTGGAAACTGTGGTGTCTTCTCAGACTGCTTTGGTGAAGAGATTAAGGTCAGAAACAGGTGAGCTTCAGGAGCACATTCATAGCCTGGAAGTGGATAAGGAGAGTCTGATTGAGAGTTCAGATCATATGAGTGACAAGCTCAGAGAGTTGGAGGACGAATTGCTCAGAGTTAAAGAACTCAATCAGAGGGTTGAAGACCAAAACCACAACCTCCAAAGGCAATTTGCTGAAGCAACCTGTAATCTTGATCATCTATCTGACAAACTGCAGAATGTGAGGCCAGATGAGGTTGACAATGAGGCTTTGTTCCAAGAAGCAAGTTCCTTTACAGATCCCAAACTGGAGAAAGAGTTGTTCGGACATGGAGATGTAGCAACTCCTTGTAATGGTTCGCTGAACTTGAACAAGGTGAAAATAGAAGACCAAGAAGCAAAGGATGATGCCACAGATCTCAGAAGCTCTGtcaaaattgaggaaaaagaaaatatatttcaGTCGAAACCATTCAATTGCCTGAATGTTGTTTCTGAACAATGTCAAGATGCTAGAAGAGAAGACAGAGAGAAGAAAGATGATGCTGCAGTTCTCAGTAGTTCTGTCACAACTGAAGAAAAAATTTTAGTTCAGTCAAATCTGCACAGTGACATGAATATTGTTTCTGAAATATGTCAAGAACAAGAGGGGGAAGAAGATGGGAAGCAAGATTTTTCCTTGGCATTGACCAAGGATCGTGCTTCTGAGCCACAGGAACTGGAAGTTTTGAAAGAAGATCTGCCAAGGTGGGGGCAGCTTTTAAATGGGCTAGAAGACAGAGAAAAATTTCTACTGGAGGAGTACACTGTAATTCTTCGCAATTACAAAGAAGTAAAGAAGAAGCTTGGTGAAGTGGAGAAGAAAAATCAGGATATCCTCTTTGAATCAGAGATGCAGATAAGGGAACTAAATGATGTTAATTCCTTGAAGGATGAAGAGATTCAATCTCTACGTCAAAAACTGAGCGCTTCACAAGCAAAGCCAGATGAAAATCTGGATACCAGACTGACAGAATTTCACTTGCAGCAGGAATGGCCCCAAGAAAGCACTGGTGAAGGAGCTAGCTTTCAGGTTTATGATATTTCATCTCTTACTGCAAACAAAGGACTTCTCAATATCTCGAATGAACCAATTGTTGAATCCACAGAAAGAACTGTAAACTCGGGTTCTTCAGGAAATACAAGAGTCTCTCCTATGgaagatgaagaaaatgaaaTCAAGGAAATTCATGTTGAGGAATCTCAGGATGTTTCGACAATTGAAGAGAAATTTCGCTCCAACATCGACTCACTATTGGAAGAAAACCTGGAGTTCTGGTTGAGGTTTAGCACCTCGTTTCATCAGATACAGAAATTTGAAAGTTCAATCCATGATTTACAAGTGGAGGTATCAAAACTGAAGGAAGATGGAAGCACTAAACTTCAGTCTCTAAAATCAGATGCTCAGCCAATATATAATCACCTGAGAGAGATACAAACTGAGTTAGCTTTATGGTTGGAGCAGAATGCAATACTAAATGACGAGTTGCAGAGTAGATTGTCATCTTTGTGCAGCATTCAAGAAGAGATATCAAGACAGTCAAATGCAGCAGGTTCTAAGGCTGATGAGACACAGCTCAATAGGTATCAGGCTGCAAAGTTTCAAGGAGAGGTCCTGAACATGAAACAGGAAAACAATAAGGTTGCAGATGAGCTACAAGCTGGTTTTGATCATGTGAGAGGACTACAGGTTGAAATCAAGAAGACACTCTCAAAATTGGATGATGAGTTTGGAATTTCAGCATCAAAGAACCATTCCTTCAACATAAAGAATTCCTTGCATCGGTCGTCTCGAGTTCCATTGCGGTCTTTCTTGTTTGGGGTCAAGTTGAAGAAACAGAAGCCATCAATCTTCTCCTGCATAAATCCAGTGTTGCAGAAACAATACAGTGATCTAGCTTCTGGACTCCATACATAA